The Colletotrichum higginsianum IMI 349063 chromosome 2, whole genome shotgun sequence genome has a segment encoding these proteins:
- a CDS encoding Trk family potassium uptake protein: MLQDTRGWLLAQLRAAKPSFISKKPHFNFISAHYFWICGLTVLGSILIYASAGGQMPYIDALFFASGANTQAGLNTIDVNLLNTFQQICLYFFTMTSNPITIHSSVVFLRLYWFEKRFQGVVREARQRRNTMSKSKSRARDELSQAERGRLSVRNIKVMHTNGHRSRMTNDGILLDMKEGEDGRISPGSNGFVPITITPAQHSPRDQTPDSASEHNDDAHSTDVSQGRITFAQHVFRSDGTEPEVKLPPPHSPAHLAILERQRNGPEETLRIPNPRDAERGMKPKRVEDDAAPEPEDERSNSVPHTNAATGGANDLPDAVGGNGGRRPTIKIAEPERPREPERSVKDEIAEEAEVIGRTIFPFALRKPRLFQKDDKKTHEDGDGAPENPIARVRSRTFDTIRTALTRDKVEDMPYLSFTPTMGRNSAFPGLTLEQREELGGIEYRSLRTLAVILLCYFWGFSIFAITCFLPWIYTSSNAKYANVVESAGVSKAWWGIFTANSAFNDLGLTLTPDSMNSFNDASFILMIMSFLIIIGNTGFPIMLRVVIWILSKIVPKRTGLWEELRFLLDHPRRCFTLLFPAGATWWLFIILIGLNVLDLLFFVLLDLNDNAVSHLPVHVRIVDGIFQAASTRTAGFSVVNISLLHPAVQVSYMIMMYISVFPIAISIRRTNVYEEKSLGVYHSPDEDMEGTNENSAWSYVGTHLRRQLSFDLWYVFLGLFILAITEGHRIQKNDFDVYSVLFEIVSAYGTVGLSLGYPNVNASLCSQFTTGGKLIIIAMQIRGRHRGLPYGLDRAVLLPSESRFEKEAEEAQPVLVRSATAASTGTALSATRSNLRSRRMSTNRGQGNLITQFLHPGPMIPHEDSLTNLSRRSRSFGTDDHPQMGNNMRRRNTEPVEDDTTSSDSETAAPPRRVFTTPAR, encoded by the exons ATGCTCCAAGATACGCGCGGCTGGctgctcgcccagctccGGGCAGCCAAGCCCTCTTTCATATCCAAGAAGCCGCACTTCAACTTCATCTCGGCTCACT ACTTTTGGATTTGCGGCCTCACTGTGCTGGGCTCAATCCTGATTTATGCCTCCGCTGGCGGCCAGATGCCCTACATCGacgccctcttcttcgccagTGGCGCCAACACCCAGGCCGGCCTCAACACCATTGACGTCAACCTGCTGAACACGTTTCAGCAAATATGCCTGTATTTTTTCACCATGACGTCTAACCCCATCACCATTCACTCCTCGGTCGTCTTCCTGCGGCTGTACTGGTTCGAAAAGCGATTCCAGGGCGTCGTCCGCGAAGCTCGTCAACGGAGGAACACCAtgtccaagtccaagtccaGGGCGAGGGACGAGTTGAGCCAGGCCGAGAGGGGCCGTCTGAGCGTGCGCAATATCAAGGTCATGCACACGAATGGCCACCGCTCCAGGATGACCAACGATGGCATCCTGCTCGACAtgaaggagggcgaggacggtcGCATATCGCCGGGGAGCAACGGCTTCGTtcccatcaccatcacgcCGGCACAGCACTCTCCCAGAGACCAGACGCCGGACAGCGCCTCGGAgcacaacgacgacgcccacAGTACGGATGTGTCGCAAGGCCGGATCACCTTTGCTCAGCATGTCTTCCGAAGCGACGGGACGGAACCGGAAGTCAAGCTCCCGCCGCCTCATTCTCCTGCCCACTTGGCCATCCTCGAGCGCCAACGAAACGGTCCTGAAGAGACGTTGCGCATCCCGAACCCCCGGGATGCCGAGAGGGGCATGAAGCCCAAGcgggtcgaggacgacgctgccccggagcccgaggacgaaaGGAGTAACAGCGTTCCGCATACCAATGCTGCGACTGGCGGAGCGAATGACTTGCcggatgccgtcggcggcaatGGAGGCCGACGGCCAACGATCAAGATCGCCGAACCTGAACGTCCGAGGGAGCCCGAAAGAAGCGTCAAGGATGAGATTgcggaggaggccgaggtgatTGGTAGAACAATCTTCCCTTTCGCGCTGCGCAAGCCGAGGCTCTTTCAAaaggacgacaagaagacacacgaagacggcgacggcgccccTGAAAATCCCATCGCCAGGGTCAGGAGCCGTACCTTTGATACCATCAGGACCGCACTGACCCGCGATAAAGTCGAGGACATGCCGTACCTGAGTTTCACGCCCACGATGGGCCGCAACTCCGCCTTTCCTGGCTTGACGCTGGAGCAACGCGAGGAACTGGGAGGTATCGAATACCGGTCGCTGAGGACACTCGCCGTGATCCTGCTGTGCTACTTCTGGGGATTCTCAATCTTCGCCATCACTTGCTTCCTCCCGTGGATCTACACCAGCTCCAACGCCAAGTACGCCAACGTAGTCGAGTCGGCCGGCGTCAGCAAGGCTTGGTGGGGGATATTCACGGCGAACTCGGCGTTCAACGACCTGGGTCTCACCCTTACGCCTGACAGCATGAACTCGTTCAACGACGCGTCGTTCATCCTGATGATCATGTCGTTCTTGATCATCATCGGCAACACCGGCTTTCCCATTATGCTCCGCGTCGTCATCTGGATATTGTCCAAAATTGTACCAAAGCGTACCGGACTGTGGGAGGAACTACGCTTCCTCCTGGACCATCCCCGTCGCTGTTTTACTCTGTTGTTCCCAGCAGGTGCTACCTGGTGGCTCTTTATCATTCTCATCGGTCTGAACGTGCTCGACCTGCTGTTCTTCGTCTTGCTGGAT CTGAACGATAATGCCGTGAGCCACCTGCCGGTGCACGTCCGCATCGTGGACGGCATCTTCCAGGCTGCGTCCACCAGAACGGCGGGTTTCTCGGTTGTCAACATTTCGCTGCTGCACCCTGCCGTGCAGGTTTCGTACATGATCATGATGTACATTTCAGTCTTTCCGATTGCCATCTCGATCCGTCGCACCAACGTGTACGAAGAGAAGTCTCTCGGCGTGTACCACAGCCCCGACGAAGACATGGAAGGTACCAACGAGAACAGCGCCTGGTCTTACGTCGGCACCCATTTGCGGCGCCAGCTGTCGTTCGATTTGTGGTATGTGTTTTTGGGCCTCTTCATCCTGGCCATCACGGAAGGCCACCGGATTCAGAAGAATGACTTCGACGTCTACTCCGTCCTGTTCGAGATCGTGAGTGCATACGGCACGGTTGGACTCAGTCTGGGGTACCCCAACGTCAACGCCTCGCTCTGCTCGCAGTTCACCACCGGGGGCAAGCTGATCATCATTGCGATGCAAATCCGCGGACGACACCGTGGTTTGCCTTACGGCCTCGATCGTGCGGTTCTCTTGCCTAGCGAGTCTCGATTCGAgaaagaggccgaggaggcgcagCCAGTCCTGGTCCGATCTGCTACTGCCGCGTCGACTGGAACAGCGCTCAGCGCGACTCGATCCAATTTGCGATCAAGAAGAATGAGCACAAACAGGGGTCAAGGAAATCTCATCACCCAGTTCCTTCACCCAGGACCCATGATTCCTCACGAGGATAGCCTCACGAACCTGTCGAGACGAAGCAGGTCGTTTGGCACCGATGACCATCCTCAGATGGGCAACAACATGAGACGGCGCAACACCGAGCCGGTGGAGGACGACACCACGTCTAGTGACAGCGAGACGGCGGCTCCTCCCCGGAGGGTCTTTACCACGCCGGCACGCTAG
- a CDS encoding DNA repair helicase rad25: protein MPPKRKAQGAVTGSIKAGKGSVVSTPGGATPRSIASDNESSVVDPVSESEDENLEKNVDKFSVEAYLDRPKTNDSMSGLFKKKRDFSFLALKPDYQNRPLWIDPAKGRIFLESFNPLAEQAQDFLITIAEPISRPSFVHEYALTTHSLYAAVSVGLSPQDIINTLDRFLKMPLPDSIRKFIEGCTQSFGKVKLVLKNTKYFVESTDPVILQKLLKDPIIGPLRVHGTEEITTTAAPKQGPLVIPGTANAAGVRQAEEQKAKGREGEVKEGEVYAALNDDDDDDQEITHAFEISDEAVETVQKRCLELEYPVLEEYDFRRDEANPNLEIDLRPGTLIRPYQEKSLSKMFGNGRAKSGLIVLPCGAGKTLVGITAACTVKKGVIVLCTSSMSVVQWRNEFLKWSNIKPEDIEAFTSDNKGRIFPGNTGIIVTTYSMVTQTRERSHEAKKMMDFLQTREWGLMLLDEVHVVPANIFRKVTSSIKTHSKLGLTATLLREDDKISDLNFLIGPKLYEANWMELSEQGHIAKVQCAEVWCPMTTEFYDEYLKASARKRALLYIMNPRKFQAAQYLINYHESRGDKIIVFSDNVYALKTYAEKLEKAYIFGGTGQAERMNILQNFQHNPQVNTLFLSKIGDTSLDLPEATCLIQISSHYGSRRQEAQRLGRILRAKRRNDEGFNAFFYSLVSKDTQEMYYSSKRQAFLVDQGYAFKVITQLANIEKTPGLAYAAASERRELLQKVLIENEAGGEDEVIDDLFHSGTMGRAPLRGKKKAAARRTAGLLGDLSGGQDMAYMEQNKRVKLKKAKGESSAFFKKIQREKAKR, encoded by the coding sequence ATGCCACCGAAACGGAAGGCTCAAGGGGCCGTCACCGGCAGCATCAAGGCAGGAAAGGGCTCCGTGGTGTCGACGCCAGGAGGAGCCACTCCGAGGAGCATCGCTAGCGATAATGAATCCTCGGTGGTGGATCCTGTGAGCGAGTCCGAAGATGAGAACCTCGAGAAGAACGTCGACAAGTTCTCGGTCGAGGCCTACCTCGACAGACCCAAGACGAACGATTCCATGTCGGGGCTcttcaagaagaagcgcgaCTTCTCTTTCCTGGCGCTCAAGCCCGATTACCAGAACCGTCCGCTTTGGATCGACCCGGCCAAGGGACGCATCTTCCTCGAAAGCTTCAACCCGCTTGCCGAGCAGGCGCAAGACttcctcatcaccatcgccgagcCGATCTCTCGCCCGTCCTTCGTCCACGAATATGCACTCACGACGCACAGCCTGTATGCTGCGGTATCGGTGGGATTGTCGCCCCAGGACATCATCAACACACTCGACCGGTTCCTAAAGATGCCCTTGCCCGACAGCATTCGCAAATTCATCGAAGGTTGCACACAAAGCTTTGGCAAGGTGAAGCTGGTACTCAAGAACACCAAGTACTTCGTCGAGAGTACGGACCCCGTCATTCTGCAGAAGCTGCTGAAGGATCCCATCATCGGGCCGCTCCGGGTACACGGCACCGAGGAGATCACGACAACCGCCGCTCCGAAGCAGGGACCGTTGGTCATCCCAGGCACGGCGAACGCTGCGGGCGTCCGCCAGGCTGAAGagcagaaggccaagggccgtgagggcgaggtcaaggagggcgaggtgtACGCGGCgctcaacgacgacgacgatgacgaccaGGAAATCACCCACGCTTTCGAAatctcggacgaggcggtcgagaCGGTCCAGAAGCGATGCCTGGAGCTAGAGTATCCGGTGCTGGAGGAGTACGATTTCAGAAGAGACGAGGCCAACCCGAACCTGGAGATCGACCTGCGCCCGGGTACCTTGATTCGGCCGTACCAAGAAAAGAGTCTGAGCAAGATGTTCGGTAACGGCCGAGCCAAGAGCGGTCTCATCGTCCTCCCTTGCGGTGCTGGAAAGACGCTAGTCGGCATCACGGCAGCTTGCACCGTCAAGAAGGGCGTGATCGTACTCTGCACCAGCTCGATGTCGGTCGTGCAATGGCGAAACGAGTTCCTCAAGTGGTCCAACATCAAGCCCGAAGATATCGAGGCCTTCACCTCCGACAACAAGGGCAGGATCTTCCCGGGTAACACCGGCATCATTGTGACCACGTACTCCATGGTTACCCAGACCAGGGAGCGGTCTCacgaggcgaagaagatgatggacTTCCTCCAGACTCGCGAGTGGGGTCTGATGCTTCTCGACGAAGTGCACGTCGTCCCTGCCAACATCTTCAGGAAGGTCACGTCATCGATCAAGACACACTCGAAGCTCGGCCTGACTGCCACGCTTCTACGTGAGGATGACAAGATTTCGGACCTGAACTTCCTCATCGGCCCCAAGCTGTACGAGGCCAACTGGATGGAGCTTTCCGAGCAAGGCCACATCGCCAAGGTCCAGTGCGCAGAGGTCTGGTGCCCCATGACGACGGAGTTTTACGACGAGTACCTAAAGGCATCTGCGAGGAAACGGGCGCTGCTGTATATCATGAACCCACGCAAGTTCCAGGCCGCCCAGTACCTCATCAACTACCACGAGTCACGCGGAGACAAGATTATTGTCTTCTCGGACAACGTCTACGCCCTGAAGACgtacgccgagaagctggagaagGCATACATCTTCGGCGGCACGGGACAGGCGGAGCGCATGAACATTCTCCAGAACTTCCAGCACAACCCGCAAGTCAACACGCTGTTCCTGTCCAAGATTGGAGACACGTCTCTCGATCTTCCGGAGGCCACCTGCCTCATCCAGATCTCGTCACATTACGGCTCCCGTCGTCAGGAGGCCCAGCGTCTCGGCCGCATTCTGCGAGCGAAGCGCAGAAACGACGAGGGCTTCAACGCCTTTTTCTACTCGCTGGTGTCCAAGGACACCCAAGAGATGTACTACTCGTCGAAGAGACAGGCCTTTTTGGTCGACCAGGGATATGCCTTCAAGGTCATCACGCAGCTGGCCAACATTGAAAAGACACCCGGTCTTGCCTACGCTGCAGCGAGCGAGAGACGAGAGCTCCTGCAAAAGGTCCTCATCGAGAACgaggctggcggcgaggacgaagtcATTGACGATCTGTTCCACAGCGGCACGATGGGTCGGGCGCCGCTCaggggcaagaagaaggccgctgCCCGGAGAACAGCCGGTCTGCTGGGTGACCTGTCGGGCGGGCAGGATATGGCGTACATGGAGCAGAACAAGAGGGTCAAGctcaagaaggccaagggagAGAGCAGTGCGTTCTTCAAGAAGATCCAGAGAGAAAAGGCCAAACGGTAG
- a CDS encoding CHY zinc finger, with product MCKHILNAQVAIRSPCCKKWFDCADCHHEQEKHPLMQSVEMVFACKKCKKCFRKDAAEFEESDEYCPHCDNHFVIEAKTPKAAISVEGEDARKDSRMIKDERVRQIAGRSIFDPTDDADKLG from the exons ATGTG CAAGCACATTCTCAACGCCCAAGTCGCGATCCGGTCGCCTTGCT GCAAGAAATGGTTCGACTGCGCCGATTGTCACCATGAGCAGGAGAAGCACCCCCTGATGCAGAGCGTCGAGATGGTCTTCGCCTGCAAGAAGTGCAAAAAGTGCTTCCGCAAAGATgccgccgagttcgaggagTCTGACGAGTACTGCCCACACTGCGACAACCACTTCGTCATCGAAGCCAAGACGCCCAAGGCTGCCATCtccgtcgagggcgaggacgcaCGCAAGGACAGCCGGATGATCAAGGACGAGCGTGTCCGGCAGATTGCCGGGCGATCAATATTCGACCCGACCGACGACGCGGACAAGCTCGGTTAA
- a CDS encoding Proteasome subunit alpha type — protein MASGYDRALSANFRSPDGHVFQVEYAGEAVKRGTCAVGVKGSDVVVLGCEKRSAMKLQDTRITPSKIQLLDTHVCLAFAGLNADARILVDKARLEAQSHRLTVEDPASIEYMTKYVAGVQQRYTQSGGVRPFGISTLIVGFDSGSKVPRLYQTEPSGIYSAWKANAIGRSSKTVREFLERNYKEDMDREATIRLAIKSLLEVVQTGAKNIEIALMAPGKTIEMLPVEEIENYVKNIEQEKQEEAAKKKTGRTPGTGSAAILTRGPDSGEGDE, from the exons ATGGCTTCAGGATACGACAGAGCGCTGTCCG CTAATTTCCGCAGTCCCGATGGACACGTCTTCCAGGTCGAGTACGCTGGCGAAGCCGTCAAGCGAG GAACGTGTGCGGTCGGCGTCAAGGGCTCGGATGTCGTCGTTCTCGGATGCGAAAAGCGATCAGCCATGAAGCTGCAAGATACCCGAATCACCCCGTCCAAGATTCAACTCCTCGACACCCACGTCTGCCTCGCGTTCGCCGGCCTGAACGCCGATGCCCGtatcctcgtcgacaaggcgCGGTTAGAGGCGCAGTCCCACCGTCTGACGGTCGAAGACCCCGCCTCCATCGAGTACATGACCAAGTACGTTGCCGGTGTTCAGCAACGGTACACACAGAGCGGTGGTGTCCGCCCCTTCGGCATCAGCACCTTGATTGTCGGCTTCGACAGCGGCAGCAAGGTCCCCCGCCTCTACCAGACTGAGCCCTCGGGCATCTACTCGGCATG GAAAGCCAACGCCATCGGCCGTTCCAGCAAGACCGTTCGCGAGTTCCTCGAACGCAACTACAAGGAGGACATGGACAGAGAGGCCACCATTCGGCTTGCCATCAAGTCCCTTCTCGAGGTTGTCCAGACGGGGGCCAAGAACATCGAGATCGCGCTGATGGCGCCTGGCAAGACGATCGAGATGCTTCCCGTGGAGGAGATTGAGAACTACGTCAAGAACATTGAGCAGGAGAAGCAagaggaggcggcgaagaagaagactgGCCGCACGCCAGGCACCGGAAGCGCGGCGATCCTTACGAGAGGCCCGGACTCGGGCGAGGGTGATGAGTAA